From the genome of Aquiluna borgnonia:
TTCAAAGACTGGAAAGTACCGAATCTTCTTCAACACCGGAACGGCGACTCTTTTCACTGGCTACACCTTCATGGTCTTGGTGCTCGCAGCTGATACACCGCTGTGGTTGCTCGCTATCGGCATGGTGCTGATTGGACTTGGTCTGGGTCAGCTAATGCAGACCACAATGGTTGCAAGCCAGAACGCAGTGGAGGCCAAAGACATTGGAGTGGCAACCTCTTCGGCCACCTTCTTCAGGCAAATGGGTGGAACCTTTGGAGTCGCCATCTTTATGTCGATCCTGTTCTCTCAGGTGGTCGACAAAATAACTCAGGCCTTCCAGGACACCGAGGTTCAGGCTGGGCTAGCCGAAGCGTTGGCCAATGGCAACGTCACTTCGGATCCTGCCAACGCCGGAATTCTTGAAGTGTTGAACTCTGGACCCAGCGGAGCAAACGGCATCACCAGTGATAGCTCATTCCTAATTGGAGCGGATGAGAGGCTAACCCTGCCGTTCCGAATTGGATTTGTTGAAAGTTCTCTGACCGTATTCATGCTCGCAGCCAGCTTCATAGCGGTTGCCTTTGTCATCAGTTGGTTCATCAAGGAAATCCCGCTTCGGCAGAAGAGTGCCTCACAGGAAGCGGCCGAAGCCGCTGCTGCCGGGCACTAGCACTTATACTTTTCCCACCACGGGAGTTCGGTAAACCGGACTGAGAGGAAAGCTGAAAGCTTTCGACCGTCGAACCTGATATGGGTAATGCCAGCGCAGGGAGACACTCCAACCCGTGCCTAAACGAAAGGCACGAAATGAAAAAAGTAGCACTTGTAGCAATCGGTGTATTTCTACTGGCTGGCTGTTCTTCGCCAGAGACAGTAACCAAGCTCAGACTTGCAACGCATGATTCCTTTTATATCTCAGATGAGCAGATTGCGGAGTTTGAGAGCTCAACCGGATACGACCTAGAGGTAATCACCTTGGGAGACACCGGAGGGCTAACCAACCAACTAGTTCTCACCAAAGCCGCACCTGTTGCAGATGTTGTTTATGGAATCGACAACACCTTCGCTCCGGTCGCCACCGAAAACAAAATCGTGGAGGATCTCGTTCCAATTAACTACGGCGATGTTTGCTTCAACTACGACATTGATTGGTTTGATGCCAACGGCATTCAACCCCCAACTTCATGGCGAGAGCTGGGAGATCCGCGTTTCAAAAACCTTGTGGTAATTCCAAACCCCACCCTGTCATCCCCCGGTCTTGCATTCCTGGCCACCACACATGCGGGCTTTGAAACCTCTGCTGAAGTATTCGCCTATTGGCGATCACTACGGGACAACGGTCTCAAGACCACCAGCGATTG
Proteins encoded in this window:
- a CDS encoding thiamine ABC transporter substrate-binding protein, which codes for MKKVALVAIGVFLLAGCSSPETVTKLRLATHDSFYISDEQIAEFESSTGYDLEVITLGDTGGLTNQLVLTKAAPVADVVYGIDNTFAPVATENKIVEDLVPINYGDVCFNYDIDWFDANGIQPPTSWRELGDPRFKNLVVIPNPTLSSPGLAFLATTHAGFETSAEVFAYWRSLRDNGLKTTSDWTEAYFTHFTRYEGERPIVLSYASSPAAEIKNGVAGSAALRTECFRQTEYASAVVGGSNPAGAKALIDFFLTESFQSQLPWNMFVYPVADVELPQEFAQFAAPAESTIGENLDIAANREQWLTDWQDVFDN